CTGCGCAAGCAGAAGATGCGCCCCTACCTGGTGCCTGCCGACGTGTACCGCCCCGCCGCCATCGACCAGCTGACCGTGCTGGCCAGGCAGCTGGACATGCCCTGCTTCCCGTCCACGGTGGACATGAATCCCGTGGATATCGCCCGTCAGGCCATGGAAGCCGCCCGCGAGCAGCAGGCCACGGTGGTCCTGCTGGACACCGCCGGCCGTCTGCATGTGGACGAGCCCCTGATGCAGGAACTGGCCGCCATCAAGGCGGCGGTGGACCCGCAGGAGATCCTGTTCGTGGCCGACGCCATGACCGGCCAGGATGCCGTGACCGTGGCGGAGTCCTTCAACGAGCGTCTGGGCCTGACCGGCGTGGTGCTGACCAAGATGGACGGCGATGCCCGCGGCGGTGCGGCCCTGTCCATCCGGGCGGTGACCGGTGCCCCGGTGAAGTTCGTGGGTATGGGCGAAAAGCTGTCCGAGATGGAAGTCTTCCATCCTGACCGCATCGCGGGCCGCATCCTGGGCATGGGCGACGTGCTCACCCTGGTGGAAAAGGCCCAGGCCACCATCGACGCCGACGAGGCCGAAGCCCTTGCCAAAAAGATGCGCAAGGCCAGCTTCGACCTGGAAGATTTCCGTACCCAGATGCGCCGGATCAAGAAACTCGGCTCGCTGGACAGCATTTTGAAGATGATCCCCGGCATGGGCGGCCTGCGTGAAAAGCTGGCCGAAGCCAATGGCGCCATGCCCGAGAAGGAGATGGCCCGGACCGAAGCCATCATCAACTCCATGACCATGGCCGAGCGCCGCAATCCCGACATCCTCAACGGCAGCCGCCGGGCGCGTATCGCCAGGGGCGCCGGGGTCACGGTGCAGCAGGTCAACCAGCTGGTGCGCCAGTTCGAGCAGATGCGCCAGATGATGAAGGGGATGATGGGCGGCAAGGCCAAGGGGATGCCCGCCATGCCCAGGATGCCCCGGGGCATGAACATGCCCGGCGGCATGGGTGGGATGCCCGGCATGATGCCGGGGATGGGCGGTATGCCCGGTATGCCGCCCATGGGGCTGCCGGATGCCGGACACGGCAGGCCGGCGGCGGCCAAAAAGCGCAAAAAGCGCGAACGGCCCGCCAAACGCAAAAAGAAATAGGCCCGTCCGTGCGGTCTGTCCGCACGGATCAGCGTCCGTTCCCCGGCAACGCACGGCGAAGACCTCATCGCCGGACGGCTGCGGCGATGCCGGGAACACGATAAAAAATCGTTGCGACGCGCTGGTCATTGATATAATGGGGGGAGGGCAAACTTGCTCTTTTGCCCCCGCAACGCTACCATAGCACAAACAGGAGATAATCATGGCTGTTAAGCTGAAATTGACCCGTCTGGGCAGCAAGAAGCATCCTTTCTACCGCGTCGTGGCCGCCAACGACGAAACCCGTCGTGATGGCCGTCCGCTGGAATTCCTGGGCTACTACAATCCCATGACCGATCCCGCCGAAGTGAAGCTGGACGCCGAAAAGGTGAAGGCCTGGCTGGATCGCGGTGCCGAACCCACCGACACCGTCCGCGCCCTGCTCAAGAAGATGGCCTAAGGTATCCGTGCAGGGTACCGGCGTACCGGGCTTTCCGGTACGGGCCCGATGTTCTTCCGGCGTGCGGTACTGACGCGGCAACGCCCCCTGCGGGACGCTGCCTGATGGTCGTGCGGCATCGCAGGCGCAGGGCGGTTTTCCGTATGGGGGCATCCCCGGGCCGGAACCGTCCGCTCACACCAACAGCCCTGTTGCCGCAGGGCTTGCGGGAGGCCAGCAATGAAAGCTTTGATTGAATTTATCGCCCGTTCGCTCGTGGACGCCCCTGATCAGGTGCAGGTCACCGAGGTGGAAGGCGAGCAGACCACTGTGCTGGAATTGAAGGTCGCCAAGGAAGATCTCGGTAAGGTGATCGGCAAGCAGGGCCGCACGGCACGCGCCATGCGCACCCTGCTCAGTGCCGCTTCCACCAAGGCCAAAAAGCGCGTCGTGCTCGAGATCCTGGAATAATCCTTCATGGCACGGCGCATCCATATGGGCACGCTCGCGCGCCCGCACGGCATCAAGGGGGAGATCTGCGTCGACTGGTACGCAGACTCCCCTTCGCTGCTGGACGGTCCCTTCTGGCTGCAGGCGGGCGATGCGCCGCCGCGTCCTGCCCGGGCCCGTTCCTGGCGCATGCACAAGGGCCGCCCCCTGCTCCTGCTGGAAGGCGTGACCGGCCGAAACGACATCGAAGCCCTGCGCGGCCAGAAGATCCTTGTGGACCGCGACCTGCTGCCGCCCGTGGATGACGATGAAGTCTATGTGGAAGACGTGCTGGGTTTTGCCGTCATGCTGCCCGACGGCACCCGTCTGGGGGTGCTGGATCATGTGGAATACCCCGCCGGGCTGGAGGTCTGGAGCATCGTGACCGATGACGGCAGGGAAGTGCTTTTCCCCGCCGAGGCCTCCTTCATCGAAGGTTTCGATCTGGAAGGGGAGCGTATCCACATCGCGCCGCCGGAAGGCTTGCTGGACATCTATCTGGGGGGGGACGGCCAGGCCT
This is a stretch of genomic DNA from Desulfovibrio piger. It encodes these proteins:
- the rpsP gene encoding 30S ribosomal protein S16, whose translation is MAVKLKLTRLGSKKHPFYRVVAANDETRRDGRPLEFLGYYNPMTDPAEVKLDAEKVKAWLDRGAEPTDTVRALLKKMA
- a CDS encoding KH domain-containing protein, whose amino-acid sequence is MKALIEFIARSLVDAPDQVQVTEVEGEQTTVLELKVAKEDLGKVIGKQGRTARAMRTLLSAASTKAKKRVVLEILE
- the rimM gene encoding ribosome maturation factor RimM (Essential for efficient processing of 16S rRNA), whose amino-acid sequence is MGTLARPHGIKGEICVDWYADSPSLLDGPFWLQAGDAPPRPARARSWRMHKGRPLLLLEGVTGRNDIEALRGQKILVDRDLLPPVDDDEVYVEDVLGFAVMLPDGTRLGVLDHVEYPAGLEVWSIVTDDGREVLFPAEASFIEGFDLEGERIHIAPPEGLLDIYLGGDGQA
- the ffh gene encoding signal recognition particle protein, with amino-acid sequence MFESLSDRLSGVFRSFSGRGQLTEENIQAGLREVRLALLEADVNFKVVKDFVENVRQKCLGQELIKGVSPAQQVVKIVHEELVGLLGGETAGLDLQGREPAVIMLVGLQGSGKTTSAGKIANLLRKQKMRPYLVPADVYRPAAIDQLTVLARQLDMPCFPSTVDMNPVDIARQAMEAAREQQATVVLLDTAGRLHVDEPLMQELAAIKAAVDPQEILFVADAMTGQDAVTVAESFNERLGLTGVVLTKMDGDARGGAALSIRAVTGAPVKFVGMGEKLSEMEVFHPDRIAGRILGMGDVLTLVEKAQATIDADEAEALAKKMRKASFDLEDFRTQMRRIKKLGSLDSILKMIPGMGGLREKLAEANGAMPEKEMARTEAIINSMTMAERRNPDILNGSRRARIARGAGVTVQQVNQLVRQFEQMRQMMKGMMGGKAKGMPAMPRMPRGMNMPGGMGGMPGMMPGMGGMPGMPPMGLPDAGHGRPAAAKKRKKRERPAKRKKK